A section of the Terriglobales bacterium genome encodes:
- a CDS encoding 3-hydroxyacyl-CoA dehydrogenase NAD-binding domain-containing protein: MLKRIHKAAVLGAGTMGARIAAHLANAGVPCILLDIVPPDADGPARNKIVQAGLEGAVKSKPAAFFEPSLARLISIGNFDDDLKKVSDADWIIEAVAENLDIKRTLLKKVEAVRKPGTITTTNTSGLPVARIAEGFSDDFRRHWFGTHFFNPPRYMRLLEIIPTPETDRAAIDSIAQFCDLRLGKGIVVAKDTPNFIANRIGTFSVLNVMRVMQEMDLSIEDVDTLTGTAVGWPKSATFRTIDLVGLDILGHVVGNLTQHARDERAELYTLPDFFQKMLERKWLGDKTRQGFYKKQKGADGDERLGLDWKTLEYRPRQKAKFPALDMAKNVEDTGERLRMLLSGDPKKDKAAAFYWKTLSDLWTYAANRIPEISDRVVDIDRAMKLGFNWEMGPFELWDAAGVPATVERMKQEGHPVAANVEKLLASGATSWYQDEPKTASARAYFDVPSASYKPVEVPEGVSSVTVVKKSNGVVKKNAGASLVDVGDGVGCIEFHSKMNALGGDIVQMVSSALKPGSDLNGHFDAFVITNDAPNFSVGANIMLLLMAVQEEEWDEIDLMVRSFQGMTQAIKFSPKPVVVAPFGMALGGGCEISLHAPVRTPHAELYMGLVEVGVGLLPGGGGCKEMTLRAVDSAQSIRPDARGESVEMMEAMKRAFETIAMAKVSTSAYEARHLGFLSNGDEIVMNRDRVLSDAKARAAEMARAGYKAPVMRTDIPAPGESILATLKLGVHLMRQGEFITEYEVKIGSKVAEVLCGGKVTPGTPVSEQYLLDLEREAFKSLCGEKNTQLRIQHTLKTGKPLRN; this comes from the coding sequence CTCGACATCGTTCCCCCGGACGCCGACGGCCCTGCCCGGAACAAGATCGTGCAAGCCGGGCTGGAAGGCGCGGTCAAGTCCAAGCCGGCGGCGTTCTTCGAGCCGTCGCTGGCCCGGCTGATCTCCATCGGCAATTTCGACGACGACCTGAAAAAGGTCTCCGACGCCGACTGGATCATCGAGGCGGTAGCCGAGAACCTCGACATCAAGCGCACCCTGCTGAAAAAGGTGGAGGCGGTGCGCAAGCCTGGCACCATCACCACCACCAACACCAGCGGCCTGCCGGTGGCAAGGATCGCCGAGGGCTTCTCCGACGACTTCCGCCGCCACTGGTTCGGCACTCACTTTTTCAATCCGCCGCGCTACATGCGGCTGCTGGAGATCATCCCCACGCCCGAGACCGACCGCGCCGCCATCGACTCTATCGCCCAGTTCTGCGACCTGCGCCTGGGCAAGGGGATCGTGGTCGCCAAGGACACCCCCAACTTCATCGCCAACCGCATCGGCACCTTCTCCGTGCTCAACGTCATGCGGGTAATGCAGGAGATGGACCTGTCCATCGAGGACGTGGACACGCTCACCGGCACCGCCGTGGGCTGGCCCAAGTCGGCCACCTTCCGCACCATCGACCTGGTGGGGCTCGACATCCTCGGCCACGTGGTCGGCAACCTGACCCAGCATGCACGCGATGAGCGCGCAGAACTGTACACGCTCCCCGACTTCTTCCAGAAGATGCTGGAGCGCAAGTGGCTGGGCGACAAGACCAGGCAGGGCTTCTACAAGAAGCAGAAGGGCGCGGACGGCGACGAGCGCCTCGGGCTCGACTGGAAGACCCTGGAGTACCGCCCGCGGCAGAAGGCCAAGTTCCCTGCCCTCGACATGGCCAAGAACGTCGAGGACACCGGCGAGCGCCTGCGCATGCTGCTGTCGGGCGACCCCAAGAAAGACAAGGCCGCCGCGTTTTACTGGAAGACGCTGTCGGACCTGTGGACGTACGCCGCCAACCGCATCCCCGAGATCAGCGACCGCGTGGTCGACATCGACCGCGCCATGAAGTTGGGCTTCAACTGGGAGATGGGCCCGTTCGAGCTGTGGGACGCCGCCGGCGTGCCCGCCACCGTCGAGCGCATGAAGCAGGAAGGCCACCCGGTCGCCGCCAACGTCGAGAAGCTGCTCGCCTCCGGCGCCACCTCGTGGTACCAGGACGAGCCCAAGACCGCCTCCGCCCGTGCTTACTTCGACGTGCCCAGCGCTTCTTACAAGCCGGTCGAGGTACCCGAAGGCGTCAGTTCGGTCACCGTCGTCAAGAAATCGAATGGCGTGGTGAAGAAGAACGCCGGCGCGTCGCTGGTGGACGTGGGCGACGGCGTCGGCTGCATCGAGTTCCACTCCAAGATGAACGCGCTGGGCGGCGACATCGTGCAGATGGTCAGCTCGGCGCTCAAGCCCGGCTCCGACCTGAACGGCCATTTCGACGCCTTCGTCATCACCAATGACGCCCCGAACTTCTCCGTCGGCGCCAACATAATGCTCTTGCTGATGGCGGTGCAGGAAGAGGAGTGGGACGAGATCGACCTGATGGTCCGCTCCTTCCAGGGGATGACCCAGGCCATCAAGTTCTCGCCCAAGCCGGTCGTCGTCGCGCCGTTCGGGATGGCGCTGGGCGGCGGCTGCGAGATCTCGTTGCACGCCCCCGTGCGCACGCCCCACGCCGAGCTCTATATGGGGCTGGTCGAAGTCGGTGTCGGCCTGCTGCCCGGCGGCGGCGGCTGCAAGGAGATGACCCTGCGCGCGGTGGACAGCGCCCAATCCATCCGCCCCGACGCGCGCGGCGAGTCGGTGGAGATGATGGAGGCGATGAAGCGCGCCTTTGAGACCATCGCCATGGCCAAGGTCTCGACCTCGGCCTACGAAGCCCGCCATCTCGGCTTCCTGTCGAACGGCGACGAGATCGTGATGAATCGCGACCGGGTGCTCTCCGACGCCAAGGCCCGCGCCGCGGAGATGGCCCGCGCCGGATACAAGGCGCCGGTCATGCGCACCGACATTCCCGCCCCGGGCGAGAGCATTCTGGCGACGCTCAAGCTCGGGGTTCATCTAATGAGGCAGGGCGAGTTCATCACCGAGTACGAAGTGAAGATCGGCAGCAAGGTCGCCGAAGTGCTCTGCGGCGGCAAAGTCACACCCGGAACGCCGGTCAGCGAGCAGTACCTGCTGGACCTGGAGCGCGAGGCGTTCAAATCGCTTTGCGGCGAGAAGAACACGCAGCTCCGCATCCAGCACACGCTGAAGACCGGCAAGCCGCTGAGGAACTAG